Proteins encoded by one window of Ignavibacteriales bacterium:
- a CDS encoding class I SAM-dependent rRNA methyltransferase, whose protein sequence is MTKIFLKKNEDRRIRQGHLWIFSNEINEIDGEVQSGDLVELNDNQKNYLGQGFYNKNSLIALRLLSRNKESDLRKIFLQKILQANELRKQFYLNRNSYRMVFGESDFLPGLIIDKFNETFVLQVHSVGMEKNIELIIQILKEELKAKNIFTKNEEYFRKLEGLPEDDQIYFGNKSIEIVDDGLIKYKIDFEKSQKTGFYFDQSDNRFFIQRLCNGKKILDAFCNSGGFGLHAANAGASEITFVDSSSTEIESAKTNFELNNFTAQSEFIVSDVFDYLQKCIAANKQFDVAIIDPPAFAKNKKSLPTARKGYEKLNRLAIQSVNNNGFLVSSSCSYHLTKDEFLQIINTAAVKAGRTIQLVYFNNASLDHPQNPAMEETVYLKFAVFRVLE, encoded by the coding sequence ATGACAAAAATCTTTTTAAAGAAAAATGAAGACCGACGAATCCGCCAGGGACATCTCTGGATTTTCAGCAATGAAATAAATGAAATTGATGGTGAGGTTCAATCAGGCGATTTAGTTGAACTTAATGACAACCAGAAAAATTATTTGGGGCAAGGTTTTTATAATAAAAACTCACTTATTGCCTTACGACTTTTATCCCGAAATAAGGAATCAGACTTAAGAAAAATTTTTCTACAGAAAATTCTACAGGCAAACGAATTAAGAAAACAATTCTATCTTAACCGCAATTCATACCGTATGGTTTTTGGTGAAAGTGATTTTTTGCCTGGACTTATTATAGATAAATTTAATGAGACTTTCGTTCTTCAGGTTCATTCTGTCGGAATGGAAAAGAATATTGAATTGATCATCCAGATATTAAAAGAAGAATTAAAGGCAAAAAATATATTCACTAAAAACGAGGAATACTTCCGTAAACTGGAAGGACTACCAGAAGATGATCAAATCTATTTTGGGAATAAATCAATAGAAATTGTTGATGATGGATTAATTAAATATAAAATTGATTTTGAAAAATCGCAGAAGACTGGTTTCTACTTCGACCAATCAGACAATAGATTTTTTATCCAAAGATTGTGCAATGGAAAAAAAATTCTTGATGCTTTCTGCAATTCGGGAGGATTTGGATTGCATGCTGCCAATGCGGGAGCTTCCGAAATTACATTTGTGGATAGCTCTTCAACAGAAATTGAAAGCGCTAAAACAAATTTTGAACTAAATAATTTTACAGCTCAATCGGAATTTATTGTTTCAGATGTATTTGATTATTTACAAAAATGTATTGCTGCAAATAAGCAATTTGATGTTGCAATTATTGATCCGCCGGCATTCGCAAAAAATAAAAAAAGTTTACCAACAGCACGGAAAGGATATGAGAAATTAAATCGCCTGGCAATTCAATCGGTTAATAATAATGGATTCCTGGTTTCTTCATCTTGCTCTTATCATTTAACGAAAGATGAATTCCTTCAAATAATTAATACTGCTGCGGTAAAAGCTGGAAGAACAATTCAACTGGTTTATTTTAATAATGCTTCCTTAGACCATCCTCAAAATCCTGCAATGGAAGAAACGGTATATCTAAAGTTTGCTGTGTTCAGAGTTTTGGAATGA